The Arachis hypogaea cultivar Tifrunner chromosome 19, arahy.Tifrunner.gnm2.J5K5, whole genome shotgun sequence genome has a window encoding:
- the LOC112779295 gene encoding uncharacterized protein: MGSLGASCLTISLAILLLSLPTEISANKYSYSSPPPPKKPYHYPSPPPPVHSPPPPYHYPSPPPPPKKPYKYPSPPPPVHSPPPPKAPYHYPSPPPPPKKPYKYPSPPPPVHKYPHPHPHPHPHPVYHSPPPPPVHKPYPHPYPVHHSPPPHKKHYKYPSPPPPVHKYPHHHPHHPVYNSPPPPVHHTYPPHYVPHPVYHSPPPPHKKPYKYPSPPPPVHSPPPPHYYYKSPPPPYHY; this comes from the coding sequence ATGGGGTCCCTAGGAGCCTCCTGTCTCACTATTTCATTGGCAATACTCCTTTTGAGTTTGCCAACTGAAATCTCAGCCAACAAATACTCATACTCCTCCCCTCCACCACCCAAGAAGCCTTACCACTACCCTTCTCCACCACCACCAGTTCACTCGCCGCCGCCACCTTATCACTATCcatctccaccaccaccaccaaagaAGCCCTACAAGTATCCATCTCCACCGCCACCAGTCCACTCACCACCTCCTCCAAAGGCACCATACCACTATCCTTCTCCACCTCCACCACCAAAAAAGCCATATAAGTACCCATCTCCACCACCACCGGTTCACAAATATCCTCATCCACACCCACACCCTCACCCCCACCCAGTTTACCactctcctccaccaccaccagttCACAAGCCCTACCCTCACCCTTACCCAGTGCACCACTCTCCACCACCACACAAGAAGCACTACAAGTACCCGTCTCCGCCGCCACCAGTGCACAAGTACCCTCACCACCACCCTCATCACCCGGTGTAcaactctccaccaccaccagTCCACCACACCTACCCTCCTCACTACGTTCCCCACCCAGTTTACCACTCTCCTCCGCCACCACACAAGAAGCCTTATAAGTACCCGTCTCCTCCTCCTCCAGTTCATTCTCCACCTCCACCACACTACTACTATAAATCACCTCCTCCACCTTATCATTACTAG
- the LOC112776516 gene encoding probable cysteine protease RD19D isoform X1, which produces MFTKLQRPLLTCHTRFLLFLCCTLMVVLSSSAMTVEEIARKLEQKDNYLLSTENKFKAFMENYSKNYTTREEYLRRLGIFADNIVTALRHQVLDPSAAHGVTQFSDLTQTEFLRLYTHGLVSERENENKFTADRMAPPLKVEGLPENFDWREKGAVTEVKTQGMCGACWAFSTTGTLEGAHFIATGKLLNLSEQQLIDCDNKCDITDKTACDNGCQGGLMTNAYNYLMEAGGVEEEATYPYTQNRGECKFDKNKIVVRVSNFTNIPADDDQIAAYLVKQGPLAIGMNAVYMQTYIGGVSCPFICGKKPNHGGLLVGYGTKGFSILRLGNKPYWIIKNSWGKRWGEHGYFKICRGYNMCGVNTLVSTAMVSH; this is translated from the exons ATGTTCACAAAGCTACAACGGCCTTTACTTACATGCCATACACGCTTCCTACTCTTCCTCTGCTGTACTTTGATGGTGGTTCTCTCATCATCGGCAATGACTGTTGAGGAAATAGCAAGAAAACTGGAGCAAAAGGACAACTACCTTCTCTCAACAGAGAACAAATTCAAAGCCTTCATGGAGAACTACAGCAAGAACTACACCACCAGAGAGGAGTATCTCCGTCGCCTTGGAATCTTTGCCGACAACATCGTCACGGCCTTAAGACACCAAGTGCTTGATCCCTCAGCCGCTCATGGTGTCACGCAGTTCTCAGATCTCACACAAACGGAATTCTTGAGGTTGTACACTCACGGTTTGGTGTCTGAGCGCGAGAACGAAAATAAATTTACTGCCGATAGAATGGCGCCACCCTTGAAGGTGGAAGGGTTACCGGAAAATTTCGATTGGAGAGAGAAAGGAGCGGTTACTGAAGTTAAGACTCAG GGTATGTGTGGAGCTTGTTGGGCTTTCAGCACTACAGGAACTCTTGAAGGAGCTCATTTTATTGCAACGGGCAAGCTTCTTAATCTTAGTGAACAACAGCTCATAGACTGTGACAATAAA TGTGACATAACAGATAAGACAGCATGCGACAATGGTTGTCAGGGTGGTCTTATGACAAATGCCTATAACTATTTGATGGAAGCTGGCGGTGTGGAAGAGGAAGCAACATATCCCTACACTCAAAACAGAGGTGAATGTAAATTTGACAAAAACAAAATAGTAGTTAGAGTATCAAATTTCACCAATATCCCTGCGGATGACGACCAAATTGCTGCATATTTAGTCAAACAAGGCCCTCTTGCTA TTGGAATGAATGCAGTTTACATGCAAACCTACATAGGGGGTGTGTCATGCCCTTTTATATGTGGAAAGAAGCCCAACCATGGTGGGTTACTAGTTGGCTATGGTACAAAAGGCTTCTCCATCCTTAGACTTGGGAACAAACCTTACTGGATAATCAAGAATTCATGGGGGAAGCGTTGGGGGGAACATGGGTATTTCAAGATTTGCAGAGGATATAACATGTGTGGAGTGAACACGTTGGTTTCTACTGCAATGGTGTCCCATTAG
- the LOC112776516 gene encoding probable cysteine protease RD19D isoform X2, whose protein sequence is MFTKLQRPLLTCHTRFLLFLCCTLMVVLSSSAMTVEEIARKLEQKDNYLLSTENKFKAFMENYSKNYTTREEYLRRLGIFADNIVTALRHQVLDPSAAHGVTQFSDLTQTEFLRLYTHGLVSERENENKFTADRMAPPLKVEGLPENFDWREKGAVTEVKTQGMCGACWAFSTTGTLEGAHFIATGKLLNLSEQQLIDCDNKCDITDKTACDNGCQGGLMTNAYNYLMEAGGVEEEATYPYTQNRGECKFDKNKIVVRVSNFTNIPADDDQIAAYLVKQGPLAIYMQTYIGGVSCPFICGKKPNHGGLLVGYGTKGFSILRLGNKPYWIIKNSWGKRWGEHGYFKICRGYNMCGVNTLVSTAMVSH, encoded by the exons ATGTTCACAAAGCTACAACGGCCTTTACTTACATGCCATACACGCTTCCTACTCTTCCTCTGCTGTACTTTGATGGTGGTTCTCTCATCATCGGCAATGACTGTTGAGGAAATAGCAAGAAAACTGGAGCAAAAGGACAACTACCTTCTCTCAACAGAGAACAAATTCAAAGCCTTCATGGAGAACTACAGCAAGAACTACACCACCAGAGAGGAGTATCTCCGTCGCCTTGGAATCTTTGCCGACAACATCGTCACGGCCTTAAGACACCAAGTGCTTGATCCCTCAGCCGCTCATGGTGTCACGCAGTTCTCAGATCTCACACAAACGGAATTCTTGAGGTTGTACACTCACGGTTTGGTGTCTGAGCGCGAGAACGAAAATAAATTTACTGCCGATAGAATGGCGCCACCCTTGAAGGTGGAAGGGTTACCGGAAAATTTCGATTGGAGAGAGAAAGGAGCGGTTACTGAAGTTAAGACTCAG GGTATGTGTGGAGCTTGTTGGGCTTTCAGCACTACAGGAACTCTTGAAGGAGCTCATTTTATTGCAACGGGCAAGCTTCTTAATCTTAGTGAACAACAGCTCATAGACTGTGACAATAAA TGTGACATAACAGATAAGACAGCATGCGACAATGGTTGTCAGGGTGGTCTTATGACAAATGCCTATAACTATTTGATGGAAGCTGGCGGTGTGGAAGAGGAAGCAACATATCCCTACACTCAAAACAGAGGTGAATGTAAATTTGACAAAAACAAAATAGTAGTTAGAGTATCAAATTTCACCAATATCCCTGCGGATGACGACCAAATTGCTGCATATTTAGTCAAACAAGGCCCTCTTGCTA TTTACATGCAAACCTACATAGGGGGTGTGTCATGCCCTTTTATATGTGGAAAGAAGCCCAACCATGGTGGGTTACTAGTTGGCTATGGTACAAAAGGCTTCTCCATCCTTAGACTTGGGAACAAACCTTACTGGATAATCAAGAATTCATGGGGGAAGCGTTGGGGGGAACATGGGTATTTCAAGATTTGCAGAGGATATAACATGTGTGGAGTGAACACGTTGGTTTCTACTGCAATGGTGTCCCATTAG